The genomic window CGATGCACACAACGAAATCATAACCGTTGAACAAACAGAAAAAGGGGTTCGATTGAAAGAGATTTTTAAGTGTGAGGACATTTTTTAATTTAGAAGTATTAACTAGTTATAGAATTATGATTAAAACATTTTTTGCTTTTTAACCACAATTCCTTTAGTTTTGAAAAAAAACGAATGAAAGTATTTGATGTCGCCATAATTGGTAGTGGACCTGCAGGAGCTTCGGCAGCACTGGAATTGTCTAAAAGCGGAATTTCGACAGTAATTATTGAGAAAGAAATTTTACCAAGATATAAAACTTGTGGCGGCGGTTTCGTTTATCGAGGAAGAAAGAGTATGCCTTTTGATATCGCTTCTGTGGTAGAAAAAGAATTTTTTGAAGTAGATACTTATTTTGCCAATACCAATCTCAAATATACAACCCAAAGAAATCAACCCATTATCAGTATGATTATGCGGGATACTTTTGATAATTTGATTGTAGAAAAATCAAAAGAAAACGGAGTTACGCTGTTGCAAAATCATAAGGTTTTAGATATTACATTTGGTGATATTCAAACCATTCACACATCCGAAGGCGATGTTCAAGCCAAGTTTATCATTGCTGGCGATGGTGCTTTAAGTCCTGTAGCCAAAATAGCGGGATGGAAAGAAACCCGAACCATAATTCCCGCATTAGAATATGAAGTAGAAGTTCCTGCAGCCGATTTTGAACGATTGTCAAAAAATGTTCGCTTTGATGTAGATGCAATTCCTTTGGGTTATGGCTGGTGTTTTCCTAAAAAAAATCATTTATCCATTGGTGTTGGTGTTTTTGTCAAGACAAAACAAAAGATAGATTTAAAAAAATACTATGCCGATTATCTAAAAATTTTAGGCATTACTGAAATTATTAGCGAACAAGCTCATGGTTTTGTCATTCCTGTTTCGCCAAGAACAGATACTTTTGTTCAAAAGAATGTATTTTTGATAGGAGATTCAGCAGGATTTGCCGATCCATTAACGGCCGAGGGGATTTCGAATTCTATATTAAGTGGCGTTTTAGCGGCACAATCTATTGTCGAAAGTAATCTTGATTCAGCACAAGCGGCAACATTGTATCAACAAAAATTAGAGGATGGTATTCTGCCTGAAATTAAAACAGGAGTTCTTTTGTCTAAACTTTTCTATGAGAAAAAAAGAATGAGAAACCTTTTTCTCAAAAAATTTGGGCAACATTTAGCCGAAGCCATGACCGATGTTTTTATGGGTGATAGAAGTTATCCTAAAGATTACAAAGCGTCTATTCGAAGAAAAATCAAGGAGGTTTTGTTTTGATTTAAGCAATGGTCAATATTTAATTTCCATACAAATTCATCCAAAATATAATTTGAGGAACTGTCAGTAAAGTGGGCAACAAAAACTGCCAATTTGAAAAATCAAAGTCACGTCATGAAAACTGTTTTTTCCAAACAAAAACTTCTCACACATACTCTTTAAGAAAGACAATAACCAATAAAAAACATTCTTTTAAATTTTTTAGCCAAATTTAAATCCTTAAATATCAATCTCTTTGAGATAAATTAACTCGTTGGGTGTAATTCATTTTTTTTTAAAACACATAGAAACATAGTTTTTTTATTAGTTCATTCTAGACGCTTCGCTTGATTTTAGTAAATCATAGCTATGTGAATCCAAGTATTGGTCTATCTAACTCTTTTTTCTATGATTCTATGCGTTTCAATTTTTACTATTTCTAAAAATTTAATAAATTACACCCAACGGGTTAAATTAATACTACACAAGGTATTCTATGAGATACAACATTAAACAACTTAAAATTTGAATACAGTTTTTTTTTTTGTAACTAATTTAAAATGTAAATCCAAAATTAAAATTAAAACGTAACTTTAAAAGATACAATTTAATAATAATGAGAACGATATTGATATTACTAATGTCCTTTTTTTTTCTCGCTACAATCACAAGTTGCAGCAGCGAAAATCCAAGTGCTAAATCTGAAACAAATCCAATAGTGTCAGATTCATCGCCAGAAGTTTTAACCCAATCTGCAACCATAACCTATTTAGCTCTTGGCGACAGTTATACTATAGGTCAAAGCGTATGCGAAAGTTGTAGATTTCCAGAGCAACTCATAAAATCTTTAAAAAATTTGAATGGAGAAAATAATTTTTCTGTTGAAATAATTGCTAGAACAGGTTGGACAACAACTAATTTAATTAATGCTATTGATCAACAAAAACCAAGTAATAACTATGATTTAGTTACCTTATTAATTGGTGTAAACAATCAATATCAGGGTGTGAATTTTAGTGTTTACGAAAAAGAATTTCCAGAATTAATAACTAAAGCCATTGGCCTTGCTAAAGGAGATAAAACAAGATTAATTGTGGTTTCTATACCCGATTATGCTTATACACCTTTTGGACAGAGTTTCGGGAATCCAGCTTCAATTTCGACCGAAATTGACCGTTACAATACCTTTGCAAAATCATATTGTCAAAATAACGGAATTCTTTTTATTAACATTACCGATATTACCCGCAATGGGCTAAACAATCCAATACTAGTAGCTAATGATGGACTACATCCGTCGGAAACTGCTTATTATTATTTTGTCGAAAGAATGGTACCTAAAGCGGTGGCTATTCTAAAAAAATGATGGTGAATCCAATAAAAAAAACCTCAAATAATTTAAAACTATTTGAGGTTACTTTTTTTAAATTGAAATTCTTAATATTCAGGAGCCAGTTCTAACTCTAAACCTTCTAATTCTACAGTAATAGGAATTTGGCAACCCAAACGACTATTCGACTTTACATAAAAAGCTTCTGATAGCATAGCTTCTTCATCATCGCCCATTTCTGGTAAGGCAACATCATTCAGCACATAACACTGACAAGAAGCACACATTGCCATTCCGCCACAAGTTCCTTCAACAGGAAGCTCGTAGGCTTTACACAACTCCATAATATTCATTGCCATATCCGTTGGAGCTTGTAATTCGTGAACAACTCCTTCTCGGTCTTTAATTTTTATTAATACATCCATTGTAACCTAGTAATTGGGTAATTTATTATTCGTTTTTTTGCAGGAATGATTTAATCCAAAGTTATCGTGTTGCTTCAGTTATGCAACGTTGACAACAGTTTCTATTTGCGGAACATACTTTTTGATAGTCGTTTCTACACCTGCTTTTAGCGTCATGTGGCTTACGCTACAACTATTACAAGCTCCTTCAAGACGAACTTTTACATGTTTTCCGTCTTCAACAGAAACCAATTGAATGTCGCCTCCATCAGAATTCAAAAAAGGTCTGATTTCTTCCAGTGCCTTTAAGATATTTTCGTTTATTTCTTCTGCTGTCATTTTTTTATGTTTTTTTCTCGTTTAACGAGTTTGATTATTTTTTCACTGCCGAACAACCAGCCATTGTGGTGATTTTTACAGCTTCAGTCGCGGGTAAACTTTCGTTTCTGCTAACTACTTCCTGAACTACATTTCGGGTAATTTCTTCGAAAACTGTTTCAAGAACTGTACCTGTTTGCATCGCTGCTGGACGACCATAATCTCCTGCTTCACGGATAGATTGCACTATTGGAACTTCTCCCAAGAAGGGAACATCTAAATCTTCTGCTAGGTTTTTAGCCCCTTCTTGTCCAAAGATATAGTATTTGTTGCTTGGTAATTCTTCTGGTGTAAAATACGCCATATTTTCGATAATTCCCAAAACAGGAACATTTATCGCTTCAGACATAAACATTGCCACTCCTTTTTTAGCATCAGCAAGTGCTACCGCTTGTGGGGTACTAACTACAACTACACCTGTAATAGGTAAAGCCTGAACGATAGATAAGTGAATATCACCTGTTCCTGGAGGTAAATCCAGCAATAAGAAATCTAATTCGCCCCAATCGGCATCAAAAATCATTTGGTTCAATGCTTTGGAAGCCATTGGTCCACGCCAAATAACGGCTTGACTTGGAGAAGTAAAAAATCCTATAGAAAGTATTTTCACATCATAATTTTCAATAGGTTTCATTTTTGATTTTCCGTTAACCTCAACTGAAATTGGTTTTTCAGATTCGACATCAAACATGATAGGCATGGATGGACCATAAATATCAGCGTCTAAAACGCCTACTGAAAATCCCATTTTAGCTAGTGTTACTGCCAAGTTTGCGGTAACAGTAGATTTTCCAACGCCTCCTTTTCCAGAAGCAACTGCTACAATATTTTTGATTCCCGGAATAGATTTTCCTTTGATCTCTGGTTTTTCAGGAGTTTCAATCTTTACATTGATTTTAATTTTAGCTTCTGGAGAAACTAATTCTAAAATTGTTTTTTTGATATCGTCTTCGGCACGTTTGCGAATGTGCATTGCTGGGGAATGAAGTACTAAATCTACTACTGCTTCATCTCCAAAAGTGATTACGTTTGCAATGGCTCCGCTCTCTACCATATTTTTTCCTTCGCCAGCAATAGTAATGGTTTCTAGTGCTTTAAGGATTTCTTTTCTGTCTAATTTCATAACTACTTATGATTTTCAATCGTGAATTCACAATCAAAAAAACTATGTTTATTTATACTAATTCTAGTGTTATTTTTAAAGTGCAAAGATAGTATGAAAAGTTCTTATTATAAAGTTTTTAGATTGTATTTATTGATAGCGGAATTGCGTGGTTTTATTTAGAGAAGCACAAGAGTTATTAGCCGCTGATTCGCTTTTAAAACAAAAGCCGCATTAAATGCAAAATCATACCGCAGATTCGCAGATTTTCACAACATAAATCAGATGAAATTAACGTAGATTTTTGAATTAGTGAAATACAAAAGTACTGTTTATTTTTAAAATCAGCGAATCAGCGGTGGAATTTTAAAAGCGAATACCGTGCGAATCAGTCGCTATTTTGAAAAATGCCAACGGATTACTGAATACTAATCTCTGGTTCCCAAAAGTGTTTTTCAAAATCTATAATTTGATTATCTACGACTTGAATCCCTTCGTTTTCTAATAATTGTTGCATCAGGTTTGTTCCGTCAAAATGGTGTTTTCCAGTAAGTAAACCTTTTCGGTTTACCACTCGATGCGCTGGAACATCTTCCATATTGTGACAAGCATTCATTGCCCAGCCTACCATTCGAGCCGATCGGGCAGTTCCTAATGCTTTAGCAATAGCTCCATAAGAAGTAACTTTACCGTAAGGAATTTGTCGGGCGATTGTATAAACTCTTTCAAAAAAATTGTCGTTTTCCTTTGCCATTTCCTTACCAATAATAATTGATGATATTAATTAATGTAACGATAGAAACTAATCCAGTGATACACCCAATAATGGTATTCATGTTTTTCATCAGATAATCTGTTTTGTTTTCTATTCGGCTCAAGAAAGAAATATAAAAATAAAAAACCAAAAATGAGCCTAATACAGCTCCGCCTACAAAGAGGAAAATGGATGTAGGCTCGAACGAAAATAATTGATAAGAAGCCAAACTAATGCTGATAAAAACATAGTAAGGAATAGGAAAAAAGTTGAGAGCAGAAAGTAACATTCCTAAAAAAAAGCGTTTTGTTTGGCTGGTTTTCTTTAGCTTTTTTGATTTAGTTTTGGGTGATTTTGCAATTCCTAAAAAATAAATAGTCAATATCGTAAATATTCCCAATCCAATTTCTCGTAATAAAGTAACTAAATCGGGACGGCGATTAATAATTTTTGCAAACAAAATAGCAAAGAAAACTTGAAAAGTGATAACTAATACTGCACCTAAAACAAATCCTATTGCGTTTCGTTTTCCTTCTTTATGATTTACTTTAGCAGCCGTCATATTGATTAATCCTGGAGGAATAATCCCTATAAAAGCAGTAATAAAACCGAAAAAAAGTGGTGTTATGTAAATCATTTACGAAGAGCTATTCTTTGATTTTAAATCGAATATAAGTAATGGCTTTGTTGATTTCTAGATATTGTTTTTCGTAAAAAGTTTGAAAAGCAGTTACTTCCTCTGGACTTCCTTCATTTACATAAACATTATGATTGGCATACAATACCTCGTGTCCTTCGCCGTGTAATAATCCAAGCGTGTAACCGTGCATGAATTCGCTATCGGTTTTCAGGTTGACTATACCGTCTTTTTTGAGGATTTTTTTATACAATTGCAAAAATTCCGAATTGGTCATTCGGTGTTTGGTACGTTTGTATTTGATTTGTGGATCAGGAAAAGTAATCCAAATTTCGTCCACTTCGTTTTCGGCAAAAATATGATTGATGAGTTCGATTTGGGTACGAATAAAAGCGACATTATGCAATCCTGTTTCTACAGCTGTCTTGGCTCCACGCCAAAAACGCGCTCCTTTGATGTCGATTCCAACAAAGTTTTTATTCGGGTATTTTTCGGCAAGACCAACAGAATATTCGCCTTTTCCACATCCTAATTCGATAACAATTGGATTGTCATTTTTGAAAAAATCAGCGTTCCATTTGCCTCTTAACGGAAATAAATCACCTACTACTTCTTCTCTTGTTGGTTGAAAAACATTGTTGAATGTTTCGTTTTCCTTGAATCTCTTTAATTTATTTTTACTTCCCACGTTTTTTAAAAAATTTCAGCAAAATTAAGGAAATAAATCATAGGTTTTAGGAATATAAAAAGAGCATTCGTTTTTTAAAAGCGATGTTGTGCCACTGATTACTGAAAACTGTTCACTGTTCACTGCTTTCCAATTCTTTCAATTTATCATAAACCAAATTACTTTCAAAACCTCGACGAAGGAGGTAGTCACAGAATTTTTTCCGTTTTTTCAAGGAATTGGTTTCTTTAATCGATTCCCAATGTTTTTCGGATAATGAGTGAAAAGTTTCTAGGTATTCTTCGGTTGTGATTTCTTTGAGAGCAATATTGATAAGGGTTTGTGAAATGTTTTTAAACTTCAATTCGTTGACAATTCTAATTTTTCCCCAATGTTTCATACGGTGTTTTCCTCGGGCAAAACTGCAAGCAAAACGTTCTTCGTTCAGAAAATTTTCTGCTAAAAGATGCACCATGATTTGGTCAATTTCATCCGAATCCATTTTCATTGTTCGTAATTTGGCGACCACTTCTTCGTGACAGCGTTCTTGATAGGCACAGAAATATTCTATTTTTTGTGTTGCTTCTTTTATGGTGAAAATGTCTTTCATTTGGCGTTGTATTCAGTTGTCAAATATCGTTTTTTTATTCGTTTTTTCTACTTGTGTTTTCATTTTTCAGACAATTAATATCGTTGTACAACAGATAATAAAGTCTTTTGTCGAGGTTTTTTGTTAGCCAGTTTTTCAACTACTAATTTTATCTACAATTTTTATTTAAAAACAGTGCCCCATCACAAATAAAACTTTCTTTTTTATGAATAATTTTTACTCCAATTCTATAAAAAATACTTCTACAACATTACGTTCAATTGGCTTTTTGATGCTGGTTTTGATGGTCAATATAGCGAATGCTGCTGATTTTACGTCTAATAATTCTGGAAATTGGAATAACCCAGCAATTTGGACAATTACAAGTGGTACCGATGGAGATGGAATTCCTGATGCTGGTGATAACGTAATTATAGCTAATGGAAACACTGTTACTGTTAATATTGCGGCTTTATGTACCACACTTACGATTAACAATGGGAACGCAGCAAGCGGTGTTACAATTAGCGGAACAAATTCACTTACTGTTTCTGGTGCAGTGTCTATTTTAGCAGGATCAGGTACAGGCGATCATAAAATTTTGAATGTTGCAGCGGGTAGCTTAACAGCAGCATCTATTTCAATGGCACCAACAGGAAATGATAATAGATATTCTAGATTATCAATTTCTACAGGGACGGTAAATGTTTTTGGTAGTATAACAATGAATGATGGAGATGTTGACAGGAATCAAGTAACTTTTTCAGGATCTGGGACATTGAATGTAGGTGGTACAATTACGGGCGGAGCATTAACATCTGCTACAGGCACTGTGAATTATAATAATGCTGGTGCGCAAAACATTGGAAATTATACTTACAACAATCTTACTCTTTCAGGTTCAGGGACTAAAACATTTACAACTGCGGTAACTACCACCAATAATTTTTCTATTGCCACAACTGCAATTGCTAATTTGGGTTCGGGTTTAACTCATTCTGCCGGTATTTTAACTCTTGGAGGAGAAGGAACGGTTTCTGGTTCTTGGGGATCAACTACCTCTGGTGCAACAAATCAAACCAATACTTATTTTTCAGGCACAGGTAGAGTAAACAACAGTTGTACTGCTCCAACAATATCTACACAACCTGCAGCTTTGACTATTTGCGAAAATTCAGGAGGAACTTTTAGTGTGGCGACTTCTGCAACCAGTCCAACCTATCAATGGCAATATTCATCGGACAATATAAACTGGATAAATACAGATGCTTCTTTGGCGCCTTATGTTTCGGGTTATACAACAGCAACTTTATCATTAAGTAATACGCCATTATCTTATTCTGGCAATTATGTAAGATGTATTGTGTGGTCAAGTACGGGTTGTCGTACGAATTCTAACTCGGTTCAGTTAACAGTAAGTCCAGCTCTTTCGGCTCCTACAGTAGGAACTATCACACAGCCAACCTGTTCTACAGCTACAGCTAGTGTTGTCTTGAATGGTTTGCCTACAGGTTCATGGGTGTTGACCAGAAATCCAGGAAGTGTTACAACAACAGGAAATGGGACAAGTACAACCATATCAGGACTTGCCGCAGGATCAACATATACTTATTCCGTAAATGGCTTGAGTAATGGTCTAAAAGGGGAGTATTACAATAATATGAATCTTACAGGTTCTCCAGCACTAACACGTACTGATGCCACAGTTAATTTTGATTGGGGTAATGGAAGTCCAGAAGCTTCAATTCCTAACGATGGCTATTCAGTGCGATGGACGGGTCAAGTTCAACCAGTCACTACCGGAGTTCATACTTTTTCAACAAATAGTGATGATGGTATTAGGCTTTGGGTCAACGGTGTACAAATTATTGATAACTGGACGAATCATGCACCAACAGTAAATACGGGTAACATAACACTTACTGCTGGAGTAAAATACAACATTGTTTTAGAATATTATGAAAGTTCAGGTGGTGCAGTTGCTCAATTATCGTGGAGTTATCCGAGTCAACCTTTGCAAATTATACCAACAACACGTTTGTTTCCAATTGGCAGTTGTGCCTCTCCAGCTTCTGCAAATATTGTTATTGATCCACAACCTAGTGGACCAACAGCGCCAATAGTTGGAACCATAACCCAACCAAATTGTTCAATAGCTACCGGTAGTGTTGTGTTAAATGGTTTGCCAACGGGTTCTTGGATATTGACGAGAACTCCCGGAAGTGTTACAACATTAGGAACAGGAACAAGTACAACTATTTCAGCACTTACCCCTAATACATACACTTATTCTGTAAATGGTTTGACTAATGGTCTAAAAGGAGAATATTATACTAATATGAATCTTACAGGTTCGCCAGCACTAACACGAACTGATGCTACAGCTGGTTTCAATTGGGGAGGCGGCAGTCCAGATCCTTCAATTCCTAATGACGGTTTTTCTGTACGTTGGTCAGGTTATGTACAGCCACTTTATAGTGAAACTTACACTTTTTCAACCAGCAGTGACGATGGTATAAGATTATGGGTAAACGGTGTTCAAATTATTAACAATTGGACTAATCATGGAGTTACTGTTGATAATGGTAATATAACGCTTACCGCAGGAGTGAAATATAGTATTGTATTAGAATTTTTTGAAAATGGAGGAGATGCCATTGCTCAATTATCATGGAGTAGTCCAAGTCAAGCTTCCCAAATTATTCCGCAATCGCAGTTGTATTCTATGGATACATGCGGTGCTTCTGCTAGTTCATCAAATATTGTTATCAACTCACCAGTTACAAATACATGGAATGGTGCTGCTTGGTCCACTGGTGCTGTTCCGTCAAGTTCAGAAGCTATTGTGTTTAACGGAAATTATCCTCCAGCAATAGACCCAAATGTAGATATTACAGGTTGTTCGTGTACCGTAAATACAGGAAGAAATGTTACTATAAATTCTGGAAGAACTTTAACAATAACCAATAGCGTTACTGTATCAGGATCGGGTACTTTGACTTTTGAAGACACCGCCAGTTTAGTACAAATTAATGATGCTGCAGTTAATTCAGGGAATATTATCTACAGACGAAGTACGGCACAAGTGATTTCTTCTGATTATACCTATTGGTCTTCGCCAGTGGCTAATCAGACCTTGAATATCTCCCCTTCTTATGCTTCGGGATTGTATTATTCTTATGATGATTTTGCAACACCCGAAAATTGGAAACAAGAATCATTAGCAACTACAATGGCAGTTGGAAAAGGCTATATTATGAGAGGAACTTTAAGTCCTACTCCGTCACCGCCAACTTTTTTCGCAGCTACTTTTACAGGTGTTCCTAATAATGGGGCAAAAACTTTAGCCATTGGACCATCAGGAGTATCAGTGCTTCTAGGAAATCCGTATCCGTCTGCTTTGGATGCCGAAACTTTTTTAGACTATAATGCAGCTGTTTTAGAAGGAACTATTTATTTCTGGACACATAAAACAGCTATTCAAGCAGCCTCGAATCTGCCAGCAGGAACAGCAGGGTCTGGAATTTATGCCTATACGTCAAATGATTATGCTGCTTATAATGCTTTGGGAGGTGTAACAGTTGGTTCTGGATCTCCTTCAGCAAGTGGAAGTCTTACACCATCAGGAAAAATTGCTGCTGGACAAAGTTTTTTTGCTACTAGTACAGCTACTGGGAGTTCAGTTGTATTTAATAATAGTATGCGTGTAGCTGCTAATAACACCCAATTTTTTAGAACCAAAAATGATACTAAAAACAAAACTACAGCAAGAGAAAAACACCGCATTTGGTTGGATGTAAGCAATAAAGAAGGTGCTTTCAAACAAACGTTGATAGGTTATATTACTGATGCTACGAATAATTACGAAGACCGTTTTGATGGAGTAACTTTTGACGGAAATGAATTTATTGATTTTTATAGCATCAATCAGGATAAAAATTTGGTCATTCAAGGTCGTGCTTTGCCATTCGATGAAAATGACGAAGTGCCATTGGGTTTCAAAACCGCTATCACTGGAGCATTTACAATTAACATCAATCATGCCGATGGATTGTTAACCAATCAATCGGTATTTTTGGAAGACAAATTGACCAATACGGTTTCGAATCTAAAAACAGGTAATTATACGTTCAATACAACAGCAGGAACTTTCAACGATCGTTTTGTTTTGAAATTTACCAACAAAACACTAGGAACAGGAGAGTTTGATGATACTAAAAACCAAGTTGTAGTTAGTCTTAAAAACAAACAAATTAAAATTAATTCTTTTGCTGAAACTATTGCTAAAGTGGCAATTTATGATTTGTCAGGGAAACTAATTTATCAAAAATTGAATGTTAATGCTAATGAATTAGTTTTAATTGATTTTACCACAAAGGAACAAGTATTGATTGTAAAAACTACTTTAGAACATGGAACAATAGTTAACGATAAAGTTGTCTATTAGAAATATTTGTCAGTTCGAGCGCAGTCGAGAACCTCAATAACATCTAGACCTCGATGGGACAATTGAAATATTACCCATTTCTAAATGAAACAAAAAAAGCAAATTTCGCTAATTGTTAGCGAAATTTGCTTTTTTTATTGGGGTTAAAAACTAAAATTTAAGCCATTTCAGTTTTCAATAAAATTTGCTCTTCGATAGCGTCCCAAAGACCAATTCTTATTTCTAATGCTTGAATAGAAACGGCTTCGACTTCTGCCCATTTTTGAGCATCTGTTCCGCAAAGTTCGGTTATCATTTGCATTGCCATTGGGCCGTGTTCATCAGCATCGAGTTCGATATGTCTTTCGAAATAGTAAATCAGTTTACTCAAGTCGGCTTTTGGAAAATTAGCCTGAAAATTTCTCAGAATTACGGTAAACATACTTGGAATCAAATCTTCTCTTCCAAAGGTAAACGCCGCCGCAATTTCGTGTGTTTTTCCCTCGTCAATTACTCTGAAAGTGAAGTCCAAAAAGGCTTTGATATTGGAGTGTAAATTACTTTTCTTGATAGCCACATAAATATTTTGAAGCGAATTCAATTCGGATAAAAAGTGATGAATACCTGTCGTATCTGCGCCACAAGCTTCCATTGCTTCAACATACATTTCAAAGTGGCTCTGACGACGACCATCAATACTTAAATCTGTTTCTTCAGCAAGTACAATTTCATTTATTAAATAGCGTGTTTCTGGATTTTCTGTGGCTATCCAAGGAGTAGTAGTACAGGTTAGCTTAGATTGTAATGCTTTTAATAACGACATAAAATCCCAAACGGCATACACATGACTTTCCAGAAAGGAATTCAAATCCTCAATAGTTTTTACCTTTTCATACAAAGAATGATTTAATAATAAGTCTTTTTGAGGTTTGATGCTATTGTTTATTGCTGCTATATTCATTTTTTAATTTTTTTATAAAAATAAAAAAGCTTCTTGAAAACCAGAAGCTTTTACTATCAATTTTATGAATAGTTTAATAGTTGTTTTTATTTGAAAGCCGAAATCCCTGTGATGTCCATTCCTGTAATCAACAAATGAATGTCGTGCGTGCCTTCATAAGTAATCACTGATTCCAAATTCATGATATGGCGCATTATTGAATATTCGCCTGAAATCCCCATTCCGCCTAATATTTGTCGGGCTTCACGAGCAATAGTGATAGCCATATTGACGTTGTTTCTTTTCGCCATCGATATTTGTGCGGTGG from Flavobacterium eburneipallidum includes these protein-coding regions:
- a CDS encoding DUF3050 domain-containing protein — encoded protein: MNIAAINNSIKPQKDLLLNHSLYEKVKTIEDLNSFLESHVYAVWDFMSLLKALQSKLTCTTTPWIATENPETRYLINEIVLAEETDLSIDGRRQSHFEMYVEAMEACGADTTGIHHFLSELNSLQNIYVAIKKSNLHSNIKAFLDFTFRVIDEGKTHEIAAAFTFGREDLIPSMFTVILRNFQANFPKADLSKLIYYFERHIELDADEHGPMAMQMITELCGTDAQKWAEVEAVSIQALEIRIGLWDAIEEQILLKTEMA
- a CDS encoding PA14 domain-containing protein; translation: MNNFYSNSIKNTSTTLRSIGFLMLVLMVNIANAADFTSNNSGNWNNPAIWTITSGTDGDGIPDAGDNVIIANGNTVTVNIAALCTTLTINNGNAASGVTISGTNSLTVSGAVSILAGSGTGDHKILNVAAGSLTAASISMAPTGNDNRYSRLSISTGTVNVFGSITMNDGDVDRNQVTFSGSGTLNVGGTITGGALTSATGTVNYNNAGAQNIGNYTYNNLTLSGSGTKTFTTAVTTTNNFSIATTAIANLGSGLTHSAGILTLGGEGTVSGSWGSTTSGATNQTNTYFSGTGRVNNSCTAPTISTQPAALTICENSGGTFSVATSATSPTYQWQYSSDNINWINTDASLAPYVSGYTTATLSLSNTPLSYSGNYVRCIVWSSTGCRTNSNSVQLTVSPALSAPTVGTITQPTCSTATASVVLNGLPTGSWVLTRNPGSVTTTGNGTSTTISGLAAGSTYTYSVNGLSNGLKGEYYNNMNLTGSPALTRTDATVNFDWGNGSPEASIPNDGYSVRWTGQVQPVTTGVHTFSTNSDDGIRLWVNGVQIIDNWTNHAPTVNTGNITLTAGVKYNIVLEYYESSGGAVAQLSWSYPSQPLQIIPTTRLFPIGSCASPASANIVIDPQPSGPTAPIVGTITQPNCSIATGSVVLNGLPTGSWILTRTPGSVTTLGTGTSTTISALTPNTYTYSVNGLTNGLKGEYYTNMNLTGSPALTRTDATAGFNWGGGSPDPSIPNDGFSVRWSGYVQPLYSETYTFSTSSDDGIRLWVNGVQIINNWTNHGVTVDNGNITLTAGVKYSIVLEFFENGGDAIAQLSWSSPSQASQIIPQSQLYSMDTCGASASSSNIVINSPVTNTWNGAAWSTGAVPSSSEAIVFNGNYPPAIDPNVDITGCSCTVNTGRNVTINSGRTLTITNSVTVSGSGTLTFEDTASLVQINDAAVNSGNIIYRRSTAQVISSDYTYWSSPVANQTLNISPSYASGLYYSYDDFATPENWKQESLATTMAVGKGYIMRGTLSPTPSPPTFFAATFTGVPNNGAKTLAIGPSGVSVLLGNPYPSALDAETFLDYNAAVLEGTIYFWTHKTAIQAASNLPAGTAGSGIYAYTSNDYAAYNALGGVTVGSGSPSASGSLTPSGKIAAGQSFFATSTATGSSVVFNNSMRVAANNTQFFRTKNDTKNKTTAREKHRIWLDVSNKEGAFKQTLIGYITDATNNYEDRFDGVTFDGNEFIDFYSINQDKNLVIQGRALPFDENDEVPLGFKTAITGAFTININHADGLLTNQSVFLEDKLTNTVSNLKTGNYTFNTTAGTFNDRFVLKFTNKTLGTGEFDDTKNQVVVSLKNKQIKINSFAETIAKVAIYDLSGKLIYQKLNVNANELVLIDFTTKEQVLIVKTTLEHGTIVNDKVVY